From Spodoptera frugiperda isolate SF20-4 chromosome 27, AGI-APGP_CSIRO_Sfru_2.0, whole genome shotgun sequence, a single genomic window includes:
- the LOC118263657 gene encoding glycine receptor subunit alphaZ1 isoform X2 — translation MKCSWPTALFFLICLTQTTTGHRPLPFKRLCNDVASKRNHTLKPRVVLPENYVKEMRPPARKGQPVIVEFSIYVVDVNSINVEDMDFRVDMFIRQTWSESRLQLPEDIFEEGDDHVTLPPEFFDNLWHPDPYFLNSKVTGGAMHYKPRSPEIAELTHKFSSVTLYRNQTVRYSARMHAIIACQMEFQLYPMDIQSCPIYIESFSYSNQKVRFRWSEAGVTINPELKLLQYHIGEPLRLEETNGYMIDKDGNYSRLVVYFRFERQIGHHLIQTFAPSSLVVMLSWFSFWLDLDAIPGRVTLLVTCMLTLVTMFTGLRADIPPVAYVKALDLWMAGCMMFVFAALGEFVVVKVLDKQYQMNKTKAQESMPRIIPVRLNGEKGSCGTLAAWEGSQVRCRKVDLTSPTSPPAATPAVHPAPSATHATAHLVGVERRQSILQVAWLDADTGQERVLWREIDKLSRVVFPALFLLFVTMYWPVLLLKTKTSS, via the exons GCTCTGCAATGATGTCGCATCGAAGAGAAATCACACACTGAAACCTAGAGTTGTTCTGCCGGAAAACTATGTTAAAG AAATGCGGCCACCGGCGCGTAAAGGCCAGCCGGTCATTGTGGAGTTCAGCATCTACGTGGTAGACGTCAACTCCATCAATGTTGAGGATATGGATTTCAG AGTGGACATGTTCATAAGACAAACTTGGAGCGAGAGCCGGCTGCAGCTACCAGAAGACATCTTCGAGGAAGGTGATGACCACGTGACCCTACCACCAGAATTCTTCGACAACCTCTGGCATCCAGACCCTTACTTCTTGAACTCCAAGGTCACAG GAGGAGCAATGCATTACAAACCTCGATCTCCcg AAATCGCCGAACTTACCCACAAGTTTTCTTCAGTGACGCTGTATAGGAACCAAACCGTACGGTATTCAGCCAGGATGCATGCGATCATCGCCTGCCAAATGGAATTTCAACTTTACCCCATGGACATACAGTCGTGTCCTATTTACATTGAAAGTT TCTCATACAGTAATCAAAAGGTGCGGTTTCGTTGGAGCGAAGCTGGTGTCACTATCAACCCGGAGCTGAAACTCCTGCAGTATCATATTGGGGAGCCGTTGAGGCTTGAGGAGACTAATGGATACATGATCGATAAAGACG GTAACTACTCAAGATTAGTAGTATACTTCAGGTTCGAGAGGCAGATCGGTCATCATTTGATTCAAACCTTCGCTCCATCTTCTCTAGTAGTGATGCTATCATGGTTCAGCTTCTGGTTGGATCTGGACGCCATTCCTGGACGAGTGACGTTGCTGGTGACATGCATGTTGACGTTGGTCACCATGTTCACTGGACTGAGGGCTGATATTCCACCTGTAGCTTATGTGAAG GCTTTAGACCTCTGGATGGCTGGCTGCATGATGTTCGTCTTCGCTGCTCTCGGAGAGTTTGTCGTCGTGAAGGTGTTGGACAAGCAGTATCAGATGAACAAGACTAAGGCGCAGGAGTCCATGCCAAGAATCATCCCGGTG CGTTTGAATGGAGAGAAGGGTTCTTGTGGGACCCTGGCAGCTTGGGAGGGGAGTCAGGTCCGGTGCCGCAAGGTGGACCTGACGTCACCAACGTCACCCCCAGCAGCCACTCCGGCAGTGCACCCGGCACCATCAGCTACCCATGCCACCGCGCACCTTGTCGGCGTTGAGCGACGGCAGAGCATACTTCAG GTTGCCTGGCTAGACGCCGACACAGGTCAAGAACGAGTGCTATGGAGGGAGATCGACAAACTCTCCCGTGTGGTGTTCCCAGCACTATTCCTCCTCTTCGTCACCATGTACTGGCCAGTCCTCCTCCTCAAAACGAAGACCTCCTCATAA
- the LOC118263657 gene encoding glycine receptor subunit alpha-4 isoform X3: MKCSWPTALFFLICLTQTTTGHRPLPFKRLCNDVASKRNHTLKPRVVLPENYVKEMRPPARKGQPVIVEFSIYVVDVNSINVEDMDFRVDMFIRQTWSESRLQLPEDIFEEGDDHVTLPPEFFDNLWHPDPYFLNSKVTEIAELTHKFSSVTLYRNQTVRYSARMHAIIACQMEFQLYPMDIQSCPIYIESFSYSNQKVRFRWSEAGVTINPELKLLQYHIGEPLRLEETNGYMIDKDGNYSRLVVYFRFERQIGHHLIQTFAPSSLVVMLSWFSFWLDLDAIPGRVTLLVTCMLTLVTMFTGLRADIPPVAYVKALDLWMAGCMMFVFAALGEFVVVKVLDKQYQMNKTKAQESMPRIIPVMFRYLWQRLNGEKGSCGTLAAWEGSQVRCRKVDLTSPTSPPAATPAVHPAPSATHATAHLVGVERRQSILQVAWLDADTGQERVLWREIDKLSRVVFPALFLLFVTMYWPVLLLKTKTSS; the protein is encoded by the exons GCTCTGCAATGATGTCGCATCGAAGAGAAATCACACACTGAAACCTAGAGTTGTTCTGCCGGAAAACTATGTTAAAG AAATGCGGCCACCGGCGCGTAAAGGCCAGCCGGTCATTGTGGAGTTCAGCATCTACGTGGTAGACGTCAACTCCATCAATGTTGAGGATATGGATTTCAG AGTGGACATGTTCATAAGACAAACTTGGAGCGAGAGCCGGCTGCAGCTACCAGAAGACATCTTCGAGGAAGGTGATGACCACGTGACCCTACCACCAGAATTCTTCGACAACCTCTGGCATCCAGACCCTTACTTCTTGAACTCCAAGGTCACAG AAATCGCCGAACTTACCCACAAGTTTTCTTCAGTGACGCTGTATAGGAACCAAACCGTACGGTATTCAGCCAGGATGCATGCGATCATCGCCTGCCAAATGGAATTTCAACTTTACCCCATGGACATACAGTCGTGTCCTATTTACATTGAAAGTT TCTCATACAGTAATCAAAAGGTGCGGTTTCGTTGGAGCGAAGCTGGTGTCACTATCAACCCGGAGCTGAAACTCCTGCAGTATCATATTGGGGAGCCGTTGAGGCTTGAGGAGACTAATGGATACATGATCGATAAAGACG GTAACTACTCAAGATTAGTAGTATACTTCAGGTTCGAGAGGCAGATCGGTCATCATTTGATTCAAACCTTCGCTCCATCTTCTCTAGTAGTGATGCTATCATGGTTCAGCTTCTGGTTGGATCTGGACGCCATTCCTGGACGAGTGACGTTGCTGGTGACATGCATGTTGACGTTGGTCACCATGTTCACTGGACTGAGGGCTGATATTCCACCTGTAGCTTATGTGAAG GCTTTAGACCTCTGGATGGCTGGCTGCATGATGTTCGTCTTCGCTGCTCTCGGAGAGTTTGTCGTCGTGAAGGTGTTGGACAAGCAGTATCAGATGAACAAGACTAAGGCGCAGGAGTCCATGCCAAGAATCATCCCGGTG ATGTTTCGTTATCTGTGGCAGCGTTTGAATGGAGAGAAGGGTTCTTGTGGGACCCTGGCAGCTTGGGAGGGGAGTCAGGTCCGGTGCCGCAAGGTGGACCTGACGTCACCAACGTCACCCCCAGCAGCCACTCCGGCAGTGCACCCGGCACCATCAGCTACCCATGCCACCGCGCACCTTGTCGGCGTTGAGCGACGGCAGAGCATACTTCAG GTTGCCTGGCTAGACGCCGACACAGGTCAAGAACGAGTGCTATGGAGGGAGATCGACAAACTCTCCCGTGTGGTGTTCCCAGCACTATTCCTCCTCTTCGTCACCATGTACTGGCCAGTCCTCCTCCTCAAAACGAAGACCTCCTCATAA
- the LOC118263657 gene encoding glycine receptor subunit alphaZ1 isoform X5: protein MKCSWPTALFFLICLTQTTTGHRPLPFKRLCNDVASKRNHTLKPRVVLPENYVKEMRPPARKGQPVIVEFSIYVVDVNSINVEDMDFRVDMFIRQTWSESRLQLPEDIFEEGDDHVTLPPEFFDNLWHPDPYFLNSKVTEIAELTHKFSSVTLYRNQTVRYSARMHAIIACQMEFQLYPMDIQSCPIYIESFSYSNQKVRFRWSEAGVTINPELKLLQYHIGEPLRLEETNGYMIDKDGNYSRLVVYFRFERQIGHHLIQTFAPSSLVVMLSWFSFWLDLDAIPGRVTLLVTCMLTLVTMFTGLRADIPPVAYVKALDLWMAGCMMFVFAALGEFVVVKVLDKQYQMNKTKAQESMPRIIPVRLNGEKGSCGTLAAWEGSQVRCRKVDLTSPTSPPAATPAVHPAPSATHATAHLVGVERRQSILQVAWLDADTGQERVLWREIDKLSRVVFPALFLLFVTMYWPVLLLKTKTSS from the exons GCTCTGCAATGATGTCGCATCGAAGAGAAATCACACACTGAAACCTAGAGTTGTTCTGCCGGAAAACTATGTTAAAG AAATGCGGCCACCGGCGCGTAAAGGCCAGCCGGTCATTGTGGAGTTCAGCATCTACGTGGTAGACGTCAACTCCATCAATGTTGAGGATATGGATTTCAG AGTGGACATGTTCATAAGACAAACTTGGAGCGAGAGCCGGCTGCAGCTACCAGAAGACATCTTCGAGGAAGGTGATGACCACGTGACCCTACCACCAGAATTCTTCGACAACCTCTGGCATCCAGACCCTTACTTCTTGAACTCCAAGGTCACAG AAATCGCCGAACTTACCCACAAGTTTTCTTCAGTGACGCTGTATAGGAACCAAACCGTACGGTATTCAGCCAGGATGCATGCGATCATCGCCTGCCAAATGGAATTTCAACTTTACCCCATGGACATACAGTCGTGTCCTATTTACATTGAAAGTT TCTCATACAGTAATCAAAAGGTGCGGTTTCGTTGGAGCGAAGCTGGTGTCACTATCAACCCGGAGCTGAAACTCCTGCAGTATCATATTGGGGAGCCGTTGAGGCTTGAGGAGACTAATGGATACATGATCGATAAAGACG GTAACTACTCAAGATTAGTAGTATACTTCAGGTTCGAGAGGCAGATCGGTCATCATTTGATTCAAACCTTCGCTCCATCTTCTCTAGTAGTGATGCTATCATGGTTCAGCTTCTGGTTGGATCTGGACGCCATTCCTGGACGAGTGACGTTGCTGGTGACATGCATGTTGACGTTGGTCACCATGTTCACTGGACTGAGGGCTGATATTCCACCTGTAGCTTATGTGAAG GCTTTAGACCTCTGGATGGCTGGCTGCATGATGTTCGTCTTCGCTGCTCTCGGAGAGTTTGTCGTCGTGAAGGTGTTGGACAAGCAGTATCAGATGAACAAGACTAAGGCGCAGGAGTCCATGCCAAGAATCATCCCGGTG CGTTTGAATGGAGAGAAGGGTTCTTGTGGGACCCTGGCAGCTTGGGAGGGGAGTCAGGTCCGGTGCCGCAAGGTGGACCTGACGTCACCAACGTCACCCCCAGCAGCCACTCCGGCAGTGCACCCGGCACCATCAGCTACCCATGCCACCGCGCACCTTGTCGGCGTTGAGCGACGGCAGAGCATACTTCAG GTTGCCTGGCTAGACGCCGACACAGGTCAAGAACGAGTGCTATGGAGGGAGATCGACAAACTCTCCCGTGTGGTGTTCCCAGCACTATTCCTCCTCTTCGTCACCATGTACTGGCCAGTCCTCCTCCTCAAAACGAAGACCTCCTCATAA
- the LOC118263657 gene encoding glycine receptor subunit alpha-4 isoform X4 — protein sequence MKCSWPTALFFLIWLCNDVASKRNHTLKPRVVLPENYVKEMRPPARKGQPVIVEFSIYVVDVNSINVEDMDFRVDMFIRQTWSESRLQLPEDIFEEGDDHVTLPPEFFDNLWHPDPYFLNSKVTGGAMHYKPRSPEIAELTHKFSSVTLYRNQTVRYSARMHAIIACQMEFQLYPMDIQSCPIYIESFSYSNQKVRFRWSEAGVTINPELKLLQYHIGEPLRLEETNGYMIDKDGNYSRLVVYFRFERQIGHHLIQTFAPSSLVVMLSWFSFWLDLDAIPGRVTLLVTCMLTLVTMFTGLRADIPPVAYVKALDLWMAGCMMFVFAALGEFVVVKVLDKQYQMNKTKAQESMPRIIPVMFRYLWQRLNGEKGSCGTLAAWEGSQVRCRKVDLTSPTSPPAATPAVHPAPSATHATAHLVGVERRQSILQVAWLDADTGQERVLWREIDKLSRVVFPALFLLFVTMYWPVLLLKTKTSS from the exons GCTCTGCAATGATGTCGCATCGAAGAGAAATCACACACTGAAACCTAGAGTTGTTCTGCCGGAAAACTATGTTAAAG AAATGCGGCCACCGGCGCGTAAAGGCCAGCCGGTCATTGTGGAGTTCAGCATCTACGTGGTAGACGTCAACTCCATCAATGTTGAGGATATGGATTTCAG AGTGGACATGTTCATAAGACAAACTTGGAGCGAGAGCCGGCTGCAGCTACCAGAAGACATCTTCGAGGAAGGTGATGACCACGTGACCCTACCACCAGAATTCTTCGACAACCTCTGGCATCCAGACCCTTACTTCTTGAACTCCAAGGTCACAG GAGGAGCAATGCATTACAAACCTCGATCTCCcg AAATCGCCGAACTTACCCACAAGTTTTCTTCAGTGACGCTGTATAGGAACCAAACCGTACGGTATTCAGCCAGGATGCATGCGATCATCGCCTGCCAAATGGAATTTCAACTTTACCCCATGGACATACAGTCGTGTCCTATTTACATTGAAAGTT TCTCATACAGTAATCAAAAGGTGCGGTTTCGTTGGAGCGAAGCTGGTGTCACTATCAACCCGGAGCTGAAACTCCTGCAGTATCATATTGGGGAGCCGTTGAGGCTTGAGGAGACTAATGGATACATGATCGATAAAGACG GTAACTACTCAAGATTAGTAGTATACTTCAGGTTCGAGAGGCAGATCGGTCATCATTTGATTCAAACCTTCGCTCCATCTTCTCTAGTAGTGATGCTATCATGGTTCAGCTTCTGGTTGGATCTGGACGCCATTCCTGGACGAGTGACGTTGCTGGTGACATGCATGTTGACGTTGGTCACCATGTTCACTGGACTGAGGGCTGATATTCCACCTGTAGCTTATGTGAAG GCTTTAGACCTCTGGATGGCTGGCTGCATGATGTTCGTCTTCGCTGCTCTCGGAGAGTTTGTCGTCGTGAAGGTGTTGGACAAGCAGTATCAGATGAACAAGACTAAGGCGCAGGAGTCCATGCCAAGAATCATCCCGGTG ATGTTTCGTTATCTGTGGCAGCGTTTGAATGGAGAGAAGGGTTCTTGTGGGACCCTGGCAGCTTGGGAGGGGAGTCAGGTCCGGTGCCGCAAGGTGGACCTGACGTCACCAACGTCACCCCCAGCAGCCACTCCGGCAGTGCACCCGGCACCATCAGCTACCCATGCCACCGCGCACCTTGTCGGCGTTGAGCGACGGCAGAGCATACTTCAG GTTGCCTGGCTAGACGCCGACACAGGTCAAGAACGAGTGCTATGGAGGGAGATCGACAAACTCTCCCGTGTGGTGTTCCCAGCACTATTCCTCCTCTTCGTCACCATGTACTGGCCAGTCCTCCTCCTCAAAACGAAGACCTCCTCATAA
- the LOC118263657 gene encoding glycine receptor subunit alpha-4 isoform X7, whose product MKCSWPTALFFLIWLCNDVASKRNHTLKPRVVLPENYVKEMRPPARKGQPVIVEFSIYVVDVNSINVEDMDFRVDMFIRQTWSESRLQLPEDIFEEGDDHVTLPPEFFDNLWHPDPYFLNSKVTEIAELTHKFSSVTLYRNQTVRYSARMHAIIACQMEFQLYPMDIQSCPIYIESFSYSNQKVRFRWSEAGVTINPELKLLQYHIGEPLRLEETNGYMIDKDGNYSRLVVYFRFERQIGHHLIQTFAPSSLVVMLSWFSFWLDLDAIPGRVTLLVTCMLTLVTMFTGLRADIPPVAYVKALDLWMAGCMMFVFAALGEFVVVKVLDKQYQMNKTKAQESMPRIIPVRLNGEKGSCGTLAAWEGSQVRCRKVDLTSPTSPPAATPAVHPAPSATHATAHLVGVERRQSILQVAWLDADTGQERVLWREIDKLSRVVFPALFLLFVTMYWPVLLLKTKTSS is encoded by the exons GCTCTGCAATGATGTCGCATCGAAGAGAAATCACACACTGAAACCTAGAGTTGTTCTGCCGGAAAACTATGTTAAAG AAATGCGGCCACCGGCGCGTAAAGGCCAGCCGGTCATTGTGGAGTTCAGCATCTACGTGGTAGACGTCAACTCCATCAATGTTGAGGATATGGATTTCAG AGTGGACATGTTCATAAGACAAACTTGGAGCGAGAGCCGGCTGCAGCTACCAGAAGACATCTTCGAGGAAGGTGATGACCACGTGACCCTACCACCAGAATTCTTCGACAACCTCTGGCATCCAGACCCTTACTTCTTGAACTCCAAGGTCACAG AAATCGCCGAACTTACCCACAAGTTTTCTTCAGTGACGCTGTATAGGAACCAAACCGTACGGTATTCAGCCAGGATGCATGCGATCATCGCCTGCCAAATGGAATTTCAACTTTACCCCATGGACATACAGTCGTGTCCTATTTACATTGAAAGTT TCTCATACAGTAATCAAAAGGTGCGGTTTCGTTGGAGCGAAGCTGGTGTCACTATCAACCCGGAGCTGAAACTCCTGCAGTATCATATTGGGGAGCCGTTGAGGCTTGAGGAGACTAATGGATACATGATCGATAAAGACG GTAACTACTCAAGATTAGTAGTATACTTCAGGTTCGAGAGGCAGATCGGTCATCATTTGATTCAAACCTTCGCTCCATCTTCTCTAGTAGTGATGCTATCATGGTTCAGCTTCTGGTTGGATCTGGACGCCATTCCTGGACGAGTGACGTTGCTGGTGACATGCATGTTGACGTTGGTCACCATGTTCACTGGACTGAGGGCTGATATTCCACCTGTAGCTTATGTGAAG GCTTTAGACCTCTGGATGGCTGGCTGCATGATGTTCGTCTTCGCTGCTCTCGGAGAGTTTGTCGTCGTGAAGGTGTTGGACAAGCAGTATCAGATGAACAAGACTAAGGCGCAGGAGTCCATGCCAAGAATCATCCCGGTG CGTTTGAATGGAGAGAAGGGTTCTTGTGGGACCCTGGCAGCTTGGGAGGGGAGTCAGGTCCGGTGCCGCAAGGTGGACCTGACGTCACCAACGTCACCCCCAGCAGCCACTCCGGCAGTGCACCCGGCACCATCAGCTACCCATGCCACCGCGCACCTTGTCGGCGTTGAGCGACGGCAGAGCATACTTCAG GTTGCCTGGCTAGACGCCGACACAGGTCAAGAACGAGTGCTATGGAGGGAGATCGACAAACTCTCCCGTGTGGTGTTCCCAGCACTATTCCTCCTCTTCGTCACCATGTACTGGCCAGTCCTCCTCCTCAAAACGAAGACCTCCTCATAA
- the LOC118263657 gene encoding glycine receptor subunit alpha-4 isoform X6, translated as MKCSWPTALFFLIWLCNDVASKRNHTLKPRVVLPENYVKEMRPPARKGQPVIVEFSIYVVDVNSINVEDMDFRVDMFIRQTWSESRLQLPEDIFEEGDDHVTLPPEFFDNLWHPDPYFLNSKVTEIAELTHKFSSVTLYRNQTVRYSARMHAIIACQMEFQLYPMDIQSCPIYIESFSYSNQKVRFRWSEAGVTINPELKLLQYHIGEPLRLEETNGYMIDKDGNYSRLVVYFRFERQIGHHLIQTFAPSSLVVMLSWFSFWLDLDAIPGRVTLLVTCMLTLVTMFTGLRADIPPVAYVKALDLWMAGCMMFVFAALGEFVVVKVLDKQYQMNKTKAQESMPRIIPVMFRYLWQRLNGEKGSCGTLAAWEGSQVRCRKVDLTSPTSPPAATPAVHPAPSATHATAHLVGVERRQSILQVAWLDADTGQERVLWREIDKLSRVVFPALFLLFVTMYWPVLLLKTKTSS; from the exons GCTCTGCAATGATGTCGCATCGAAGAGAAATCACACACTGAAACCTAGAGTTGTTCTGCCGGAAAACTATGTTAAAG AAATGCGGCCACCGGCGCGTAAAGGCCAGCCGGTCATTGTGGAGTTCAGCATCTACGTGGTAGACGTCAACTCCATCAATGTTGAGGATATGGATTTCAG AGTGGACATGTTCATAAGACAAACTTGGAGCGAGAGCCGGCTGCAGCTACCAGAAGACATCTTCGAGGAAGGTGATGACCACGTGACCCTACCACCAGAATTCTTCGACAACCTCTGGCATCCAGACCCTTACTTCTTGAACTCCAAGGTCACAG AAATCGCCGAACTTACCCACAAGTTTTCTTCAGTGACGCTGTATAGGAACCAAACCGTACGGTATTCAGCCAGGATGCATGCGATCATCGCCTGCCAAATGGAATTTCAACTTTACCCCATGGACATACAGTCGTGTCCTATTTACATTGAAAGTT TCTCATACAGTAATCAAAAGGTGCGGTTTCGTTGGAGCGAAGCTGGTGTCACTATCAACCCGGAGCTGAAACTCCTGCAGTATCATATTGGGGAGCCGTTGAGGCTTGAGGAGACTAATGGATACATGATCGATAAAGACG GTAACTACTCAAGATTAGTAGTATACTTCAGGTTCGAGAGGCAGATCGGTCATCATTTGATTCAAACCTTCGCTCCATCTTCTCTAGTAGTGATGCTATCATGGTTCAGCTTCTGGTTGGATCTGGACGCCATTCCTGGACGAGTGACGTTGCTGGTGACATGCATGTTGACGTTGGTCACCATGTTCACTGGACTGAGGGCTGATATTCCACCTGTAGCTTATGTGAAG GCTTTAGACCTCTGGATGGCTGGCTGCATGATGTTCGTCTTCGCTGCTCTCGGAGAGTTTGTCGTCGTGAAGGTGTTGGACAAGCAGTATCAGATGAACAAGACTAAGGCGCAGGAGTCCATGCCAAGAATCATCCCGGTG ATGTTTCGTTATCTGTGGCAGCGTTTGAATGGAGAGAAGGGTTCTTGTGGGACCCTGGCAGCTTGGGAGGGGAGTCAGGTCCGGTGCCGCAAGGTGGACCTGACGTCACCAACGTCACCCCCAGCAGCCACTCCGGCAGTGCACCCGGCACCATCAGCTACCCATGCCACCGCGCACCTTGTCGGCGTTGAGCGACGGCAGAGCATACTTCAG GTTGCCTGGCTAGACGCCGACACAGGTCAAGAACGAGTGCTATGGAGGGAGATCGACAAACTCTCCCGTGTGGTGTTCCCAGCACTATTCCTCCTCTTCGTCACCATGTACTGGCCAGTCCTCCTCCTCAAAACGAAGACCTCCTCATAA
- the LOC118263657 gene encoding glycine receptor subunit alpha-4 isoform X1, with amino-acid sequence MKCSWPTALFFLICLTQTTTGHRPLPFKRLCNDVASKRNHTLKPRVVLPENYVKEMRPPARKGQPVIVEFSIYVVDVNSINVEDMDFRVDMFIRQTWSESRLQLPEDIFEEGDDHVTLPPEFFDNLWHPDPYFLNSKVTGGAMHYKPRSPEIAELTHKFSSVTLYRNQTVRYSARMHAIIACQMEFQLYPMDIQSCPIYIESFSYSNQKVRFRWSEAGVTINPELKLLQYHIGEPLRLEETNGYMIDKDGNYSRLVVYFRFERQIGHHLIQTFAPSSLVVMLSWFSFWLDLDAIPGRVTLLVTCMLTLVTMFTGLRADIPPVAYVKALDLWMAGCMMFVFAALGEFVVVKVLDKQYQMNKTKAQESMPRIIPVMFRYLWQRLNGEKGSCGTLAAWEGSQVRCRKVDLTSPTSPPAATPAVHPAPSATHATAHLVGVERRQSILQVAWLDADTGQERVLWREIDKLSRVVFPALFLLFVTMYWPVLLLKTKTSS; translated from the exons GCTCTGCAATGATGTCGCATCGAAGAGAAATCACACACTGAAACCTAGAGTTGTTCTGCCGGAAAACTATGTTAAAG AAATGCGGCCACCGGCGCGTAAAGGCCAGCCGGTCATTGTGGAGTTCAGCATCTACGTGGTAGACGTCAACTCCATCAATGTTGAGGATATGGATTTCAG AGTGGACATGTTCATAAGACAAACTTGGAGCGAGAGCCGGCTGCAGCTACCAGAAGACATCTTCGAGGAAGGTGATGACCACGTGACCCTACCACCAGAATTCTTCGACAACCTCTGGCATCCAGACCCTTACTTCTTGAACTCCAAGGTCACAG GAGGAGCAATGCATTACAAACCTCGATCTCCcg AAATCGCCGAACTTACCCACAAGTTTTCTTCAGTGACGCTGTATAGGAACCAAACCGTACGGTATTCAGCCAGGATGCATGCGATCATCGCCTGCCAAATGGAATTTCAACTTTACCCCATGGACATACAGTCGTGTCCTATTTACATTGAAAGTT TCTCATACAGTAATCAAAAGGTGCGGTTTCGTTGGAGCGAAGCTGGTGTCACTATCAACCCGGAGCTGAAACTCCTGCAGTATCATATTGGGGAGCCGTTGAGGCTTGAGGAGACTAATGGATACATGATCGATAAAGACG GTAACTACTCAAGATTAGTAGTATACTTCAGGTTCGAGAGGCAGATCGGTCATCATTTGATTCAAACCTTCGCTCCATCTTCTCTAGTAGTGATGCTATCATGGTTCAGCTTCTGGTTGGATCTGGACGCCATTCCTGGACGAGTGACGTTGCTGGTGACATGCATGTTGACGTTGGTCACCATGTTCACTGGACTGAGGGCTGATATTCCACCTGTAGCTTATGTGAAG GCTTTAGACCTCTGGATGGCTGGCTGCATGATGTTCGTCTTCGCTGCTCTCGGAGAGTTTGTCGTCGTGAAGGTGTTGGACAAGCAGTATCAGATGAACAAGACTAAGGCGCAGGAGTCCATGCCAAGAATCATCCCGGTG ATGTTTCGTTATCTGTGGCAGCGTTTGAATGGAGAGAAGGGTTCTTGTGGGACCCTGGCAGCTTGGGAGGGGAGTCAGGTCCGGTGCCGCAAGGTGGACCTGACGTCACCAACGTCACCCCCAGCAGCCACTCCGGCAGTGCACCCGGCACCATCAGCTACCCATGCCACCGCGCACCTTGTCGGCGTTGAGCGACGGCAGAGCATACTTCAG GTTGCCTGGCTAGACGCCGACACAGGTCAAGAACGAGTGCTATGGAGGGAGATCGACAAACTCTCCCGTGTGGTGTTCCCAGCACTATTCCTCCTCTTCGTCACCATGTACTGGCCAGTCCTCCTCCTCAAAACGAAGACCTCCTCATAA